Proteins encoded together in one Onychomys torridus chromosome 1, mOncTor1.1, whole genome shotgun sequence window:
- the LOC118592411 gene encoding RNA-binding protein 14 isoform X2, whose translation MKIFVGNVDGADTTPEELAALFAPYGTVMSCAVMKQFAFVHMRESAGAVRAIEALHGHELRPGRALVVEMSRPRPLNTWKIFVGNVSAACTSQELRSLFERRGRVIECDVVKDYAFVHMEKEADAKAAIAQLNGKEVKGKRINVELSTKGQKKGPALAIQSGDKTKKPGAGDTAFPGTGGFSATFDYQQAFGNSTGGFDGQARQPTPPFFGRDRSPLRRSPPRASYVAPLTAQPATYRAQPSVSLGAAYRAQPSASLGVGYRTQPMTAQAASYRAQPSVSLGAPYRGQLASPSSQSAAAASSLGPYGGAQPSASALSTYGGQAAAASSLNSYGAQGSSLASYGSQPSSYGAQAASSYGVRAAASSYNTQGAASSLGSYGAQAATYGAQSAATSLAYGAQAASYSAQPSASYSAQSAPYAAQQAASYSSQPAAYVAQPATAAAYASQPAAYAAQATTPMAGSYGAQPVVQTQLNSYGAQASMGLSGSYGAQSAAAATGSYGAAAAYGAQPSATLAAPYRTQSSASLAASYAAQQHPQAAASYRGQPGSAYDGTGQPSAAYLSMSQGAVANANSTPPPYERTRLSPPRASYDDPYKKAVAMSKR comes from the exons ATGAAGATCTTTGTGGGCAATGTCGATGGGGCGGATACGACGCCGGAGGAGCTGGCAGCCCTCTTCGCGCCCTACGGCACGGTCATGAGCTGCGCCGTCATGAAACAGTTTGCCTTCGTGCACATGCGCGAGAGCGCTGGCGCGGTGCGCGCCATCGAGGCCCTGCATGGCCACGAGCTGCGTCCCGGTCGCGCGCTCGTGGTGGAGATGTCGCGCCCAAGGCCCTTGAACACTTGGAAGATTTTCGTGGGCAATGTGTCGGCTGCATGCACAAGCCAGGAGTTGCGCAGCCTCTTCGAGCGCCGTGGACGCGTCATCGAGTGTGACGTGGTAAAAG ACTACGCGTTTGTTCACAtggagaaggaagcagatgccAAAGCCGCCATCGCGCAGCTCAACGGCAAAGAAGTGAAGGGCAAGCGCATCAACGTGGAACTCTCAACCAAGGGGCAGAAGAAGGGGCCTGCCCTGGCTATCCAGTCTGGGGACAAGACCAAGAAACcaggggctggggatacagcattccctggaactggtggCTTCTCTGCCACCTTCGACTACCAACAGGCTTTTGGCAACAGCACTGGTGGCTTTGATGGGCAAGCCCGTCAGCCCACACCGCCATTCTTTGGTCGCGACCGCAGCCCCCTGCGCCGTTCACCTCCTCGAGCCTCTTATGTGGCTCCTCTGACGGCCCAGCCAGCCACCTACCGGGCCCAACCCTCAGTGTCGCTGGGAGCTGCCTATAGGGCCCAGCCTTCTGCCTCTTTGGGTGTTGGTTATCGGACTCAGCCCATGACAGCCCAGGCAGCCTCTTACCGTGCTCAGCCCTCTGTCTCCCTTGGGGCCCCATACAGGGGTCAGCTGGCCAGCCCTAGTTCCCAGTCTGCTGCTGCAGCTTCCTCACTTGGCCCATATGGTGGAGCCCAGCCCTCAGCCTCAGCCCTTTCCACTTATGGGGGTCAGGCAGCTGCAGCTTCTTCGCTTAACTCCTATGGGGCTCAGGGATCCTCCCTTGCCTCCTATGGTAGCCAGCCATCCTCTTATGGCGCCCAAGCTGCCTCTTCCTATGGGGTTCGTGCAGCAGCTTCTTCCTACAACACACAGGGAGCAGCTTCTTCCCTAGGTTCCTATGGGGCTCAGGCAGCCACCTATGgtgcccagtctgcagccaccTCACTAGCTTATGGAGCCCAGGCAGCCTCTTACAGTGCCCAGCCCTCAGCCTCTTACAGTGCCCAGTCTGCCCCATATGCTGCACAACAGGCTGCTTCCTATTCTTCCCAGCCTGCTGCTTATGTGGCACAGccagccacagctgctgcctATGCTAGCCAGCCAGCTGCCTATGCTGCACAAGCCACTACCCCAATGGCTGGTTCCTACGGGGCTCAACCAGTTGTTCAGACCCAGCTGAATAGTTACGGGGCTCAAGCATCGATGGGCCTGTCAGGCTCATATGGAGCTCAGTCTGCTGCTGCGGCCACTGGCTCCTATGGTGCAGCAGCTGCCTATGGGGCTCAGCCTTCTGCCACCCTGGCAGCTCCTTACCGCACTCAGTCGTCAGCCTCATTGGCTGCTTCCTATGCTGCTCAGCAGCATCCCCAGGCTGCTGCCTCCTACCGTGGCCAGCCGGGCAGTGCCTACGATGGGACAGGCCAGCCGTCAGCAGCCTACCTGTCTATGTCCCAGGGGGCCGTTGCCAACGCCAACAGCACCCCGCCGCCCTATGAGCGTACCCGCCTCTCCCCACCCCGGGCCAGCTACGACGATCCCTACAAAAAGGCTGTCGCCATGTCGAAAAG GTAA
- the LOC118592411 gene encoding RNA-binding protein 14 isoform X1, which produces MKIFVGNVDGADTTPEELAALFAPYGTVMSCAVMKQFAFVHMRESAGAVRAIEALHGHELRPGRALVVEMSRPRPLNTWKIFVGNVSAACTSQELRSLFERRGRVIECDVVKDYAFVHMEKEADAKAAIAQLNGKEVKGKRINVELSTKGQKKGPALAIQSGDKTKKPGAGDTAFPGTGGFSATFDYQQAFGNSTGGFDGQARQPTPPFFGRDRSPLRRSPPRASYVAPLTAQPATYRAQPSVSLGAAYRAQPSASLGVGYRTQPMTAQAASYRAQPSVSLGAPYRGQLASPSSQSAAAASSLGPYGGAQPSASALSTYGGQAAAASSLNSYGAQGSSLASYGSQPSSYGAQAASSYGVRAAASSYNTQGAASSLGSYGAQAATYGAQSAATSLAYGAQAASYSAQPSASYSAQSAPYAAQQAASYSSQPAAYVAQPATAAAYASQPAAYAAQATTPMAGSYGAQPVVQTQLNSYGAQASMGLSGSYGAQSAAAATGSYGAAAAYGAQPSATLAAPYRTQSSASLAASYAAQQHPQAAASYRGQPGSAYDGTGQPSAAYLSMSQGAVANANSTPPPYERTRLSPPRASYDDPYKKAVAMSKRYGSDRRLAELSDYRRLSESQLSFRRSPTKSSLDYRRLPDAHSDYARYSGSYNDYLRAAQMHSGYQRRM; this is translated from the exons ATGAAGATCTTTGTGGGCAATGTCGATGGGGCGGATACGACGCCGGAGGAGCTGGCAGCCCTCTTCGCGCCCTACGGCACGGTCATGAGCTGCGCCGTCATGAAACAGTTTGCCTTCGTGCACATGCGCGAGAGCGCTGGCGCGGTGCGCGCCATCGAGGCCCTGCATGGCCACGAGCTGCGTCCCGGTCGCGCGCTCGTGGTGGAGATGTCGCGCCCAAGGCCCTTGAACACTTGGAAGATTTTCGTGGGCAATGTGTCGGCTGCATGCACAAGCCAGGAGTTGCGCAGCCTCTTCGAGCGCCGTGGACGCGTCATCGAGTGTGACGTGGTAAAAG ACTACGCGTTTGTTCACAtggagaaggaagcagatgccAAAGCCGCCATCGCGCAGCTCAACGGCAAAGAAGTGAAGGGCAAGCGCATCAACGTGGAACTCTCAACCAAGGGGCAGAAGAAGGGGCCTGCCCTGGCTATCCAGTCTGGGGACAAGACCAAGAAACcaggggctggggatacagcattccctggaactggtggCTTCTCTGCCACCTTCGACTACCAACAGGCTTTTGGCAACAGCACTGGTGGCTTTGATGGGCAAGCCCGTCAGCCCACACCGCCATTCTTTGGTCGCGACCGCAGCCCCCTGCGCCGTTCACCTCCTCGAGCCTCTTATGTGGCTCCTCTGACGGCCCAGCCAGCCACCTACCGGGCCCAACCCTCAGTGTCGCTGGGAGCTGCCTATAGGGCCCAGCCTTCTGCCTCTTTGGGTGTTGGTTATCGGACTCAGCCCATGACAGCCCAGGCAGCCTCTTACCGTGCTCAGCCCTCTGTCTCCCTTGGGGCCCCATACAGGGGTCAGCTGGCCAGCCCTAGTTCCCAGTCTGCTGCTGCAGCTTCCTCACTTGGCCCATATGGTGGAGCCCAGCCCTCAGCCTCAGCCCTTTCCACTTATGGGGGTCAGGCAGCTGCAGCTTCTTCGCTTAACTCCTATGGGGCTCAGGGATCCTCCCTTGCCTCCTATGGTAGCCAGCCATCCTCTTATGGCGCCCAAGCTGCCTCTTCCTATGGGGTTCGTGCAGCAGCTTCTTCCTACAACACACAGGGAGCAGCTTCTTCCCTAGGTTCCTATGGGGCTCAGGCAGCCACCTATGgtgcccagtctgcagccaccTCACTAGCTTATGGAGCCCAGGCAGCCTCTTACAGTGCCCAGCCCTCAGCCTCTTACAGTGCCCAGTCTGCCCCATATGCTGCACAACAGGCTGCTTCCTATTCTTCCCAGCCTGCTGCTTATGTGGCACAGccagccacagctgctgcctATGCTAGCCAGCCAGCTGCCTATGCTGCACAAGCCACTACCCCAATGGCTGGTTCCTACGGGGCTCAACCAGTTGTTCAGACCCAGCTGAATAGTTACGGGGCTCAAGCATCGATGGGCCTGTCAGGCTCATATGGAGCTCAGTCTGCTGCTGCGGCCACTGGCTCCTATGGTGCAGCAGCTGCCTATGGGGCTCAGCCTTCTGCCACCCTGGCAGCTCCTTACCGCACTCAGTCGTCAGCCTCATTGGCTGCTTCCTATGCTGCTCAGCAGCATCCCCAGGCTGCTGCCTCCTACCGTGGCCAGCCGGGCAGTGCCTACGATGGGACAGGCCAGCCGTCAGCAGCCTACCTGTCTATGTCCCAGGGGGCCGTTGCCAACGCCAACAGCACCCCGCCGCCCTATGAGCGTACCCGCCTCTCCCCACCCCGGGCCAGCTACGACGATCCCTACAAAAAGGCTGTCGCCATGTCGAAAAG GTATGGTTCCGACCGGCGTTTAGCCGAGCTCTCTGATTACCGCCGTTTATCAGAGTCGCAGCTTTCGTTCCGCCGCTCGCCGACAAAGTCCTCGCTGGATTACCGTCGCCTGCCCGATGCCCATTCCGATTACGCACGCTATTCGGGCTCCTATAATGATTACCTGCGGGCAGCTCAGATGCACTCTGGCTACCAGCGCCGCATGTAG
- the LOC118592411 gene encoding RNA-binding protein 14 isoform X7 yields the protein MKIFVGNVDGADTTPEELAALFAPYGTVMSCAVMKQFAFVHMRESAGAVRAIEALHGHELRPGRALVVEMSRPRPLNTWKIFVGNVSAACTSQELRSLFERRGRVIECDVVKGNWRSR from the exons ATGAAGATCTTTGTGGGCAATGTCGATGGGGCGGATACGACGCCGGAGGAGCTGGCAGCCCTCTTCGCGCCCTACGGCACGGTCATGAGCTGCGCCGTCATGAAACAGTTTGCCTTCGTGCACATGCGCGAGAGCGCTGGCGCGGTGCGCGCCATCGAGGCCCTGCATGGCCACGAGCTGCGTCCCGGTCGCGCGCTCGTGGTGGAGATGTCGCGCCCAAGGCCCTTGAACACTTGGAAGATTTTCGTGGGCAATGTGTCGGCTGCATGCACAAGCCAGGAGTTGCGCAGCCTCTTCGAGCGCCGTGGACGCGTCATCGAGTGTGACGTGGTAAAAG GTAATTGGCGTTCGCGGTAA
- the LOC118592411 gene encoding RNA-binding protein 4B isoform X5 has translation MVKLFIGNLPREATEQEIRSLFEQYGKVLECDIIKNYGFVHIEDKTAAEDAIRNLHHYKLHGVNINVEASKNKSKASTKLHVGNISPTCTNQELRAKFEEYGPVIECDIVKDYAFVHMERAEDAVEAIRGLDNTEFQGGMCVG, from the coding sequence ATGGTGAAACTGTTCATTGGAAATCTGCCCCGGGAGGCCACAGAGCAAGAGATCCGCTCACTCTTCGAGCAGTACGGGAAGGTGCTGGAATGTGACATCATTAAGAACTATGGCTTTGTGCACATAGAGGACAAGACGGCCGCTGAGGATGCCATTCGCAACCTGCACCACTACAAGCTGCACGGAGTGAACATCAATGTGGAAGCCAGCAAGAATAAGAGCAAAGCTTCAACCAAGTTACATGTGGGCAACATCAGCCCCACGTGCACCAACCAAGAGCTTCGGGCCAAGTTTGAGGAGTATGGCCCGGTCATCGAATGTGACATCGTGAAAGATTATGCCTTTGTACACATGGAGCGGGCAGAGGATGCAGTGGAGGCCATCAGGGGCCTTGACAACACAGAGTTTCAAG
- the LOC118592411 gene encoding RNA-binding protein 4B isoform X6 yields the protein MVKLFIGNLPREATEQEIRSLFEQYGKVLECDIIKNYGFVHIEDKTAAEDAIRNLHHYKLHGVNINVEASKNKSKASTKLHVGNISPTCTNQELRAKFEEYGPVIECDIVKDYAFVHMERAEDAVEAIRGLDNTEFQEGGASL from the exons ATGGTGAAACTGTTCATTGGAAATCTGCCCCGGGAGGCCACAGAGCAAGAGATCCGCTCACTCTTCGAGCAGTACGGGAAGGTGCTGGAATGTGACATCATTAAGAACTATGGCTTTGTGCACATAGAGGACAAGACGGCCGCTGAGGATGCCATTCGCAACCTGCACCACTACAAGCTGCACGGAGTGAACATCAATGTGGAAGCCAGCAAGAATAAGAGCAAAGCTTCAACCAAGTTACATGTGGGCAACATCAGCCCCACGTGCACCAACCAAGAGCTTCGGGCCAAGTTTGAGGAGTATGGCCCGGTCATCGAATGTGACATCGTGAAAGATTATGCCTTTGTACACATGGAGCGGGCAGAGGATGCAGTGGAGGCCATCAGGGGCCTTGACAACACAGAGTTTCAAG AAGGAGGAGCTTCACTCTGA